A genomic stretch from Larimichthys crocea isolate SSNF chromosome XXII, L_crocea_2.0, whole genome shotgun sequence includes:
- the si:ch1073-224n8.1 gene encoding zinc finger protein 418 codes for MSSRRSGYAASMDSSRKQSIINIPDRTGTGTGVESCYDRKAGVTVTSLKSRLAPTIQTAMSAAVDTLLGEVVLVLNETQQELLHKEQENERLKVRLEVSERELKTLQECLCSAQKLIDQLQVSYGGPQGQSVFAPALSSMASMASGLDRDHQNSRSVNGAGVDLGLGGSVDDSLHGFEPRDDYKMCQLSIQPDGSVTNHALDFASNTGHMCPESSRPDEQQSQGPGAGSRFEIKEEQGPASGSGQPGRKESSRVGDGEGSSHGVGELGYVQVGGEGGSQRSFTHPLRHQRPVRDCGAVLQQAGLDGQKQLGRTSGGGRGDSASPGRAEDSAGPSVSDAAGDPSGDRPHHCLECGKTFRLISSLKKHIRIHTGEKPYPCGVCGRRFRESGALKTHLRIHTGEKPYSCSECGNCFRHLDGLRKHRRTHTGEKPYVCAICGKRLSRLQHLKHHQLIHTGERPCCCPFCNRSFKEPAALRKHIRTHREEGGHMGIGASDDTDPDAMDDMNNLHPAAPSPQMRFGEWGADEDDGSVVDCV; via the exons ATGAGCTCGCGGAGGTCGGGCTATGCTGCTAGCATGGACTCCTCCCGGAAGCAGAGCATCATCAACATCCCGGACCGGACCGGTACCGGCACCGGGGTCGAGTCCTGCTACGACCGGAAAGCCGGCGTGACGGTGACGTCACTGAAGTCCCGGCTCGCGCCCACCATCCAGACCGCCATGTCCGCCGCCGTGGACACGCTGCTGGGCGaggtggttctggttctgaacGAGACCCAGCAGGAGCTGCTGCACAAGGAGCAGGAGAACGAGCGCCTGAAGGTTCGGCTGGAGGTGTCGGAGCGCGAGCTGAAGACGCTGCAGGAGTGTCTGTGCAGCGCGCAGAAGCTGATCGACCAGCTGCAGGTGTCCTACGGAGGCCCGCAGGGTCAGTCCGTGTTCGCCCCCGCGCTGTCCTCCATGGCCTCCATGGCCTCGGGTCTGGACCGGGACCACCAGAACTCCAGGAGCGTGAACGGAGCCGGCGTGGACTTGGGTCTGGGCGGTTCCGTGGACGATTCGCTCCACGGGTTCGAGCCCAGAGACGACTACAAGATGTGCCAGCTGTCCATCCAGCCGGACGGTTCTGTGACCAACCACGCGCTGGACTTCGCCTCCAACACGGGCCACATGTGCCCCGAGTCCAGCAGACCag ATGAGCAGCAGTCTCAGGGCCCGGGAGCAGGATCCAGGTTTGAGATCAAAGAGGAGCAGGGCCCGGCGTCCGGCTCGGGTCAGCCCGGCAGGAAGGAGTCCAGCAGAGTCGGGGACGGCGAGGGATCGTCCCACGGCGTGGGCGAGCTCGGCTACGTTCAGGTGGGCGGAGAGGGCGGCTCCCAGCGCTCCTTCACGCACCCGCTACGTCACCAAAGACCGGTCCGGGACTGCGGCGCCGTGCTGCAGCAGGCCGGACTGGACGGACAGAAACAGCTGGGAAGGACTTCAGGAGGCGGGAGGGGGGACAGCGCCTCCCCGGGCCGGGCCGAGGACTCGGCAGGACCTTCGGTGTCGGACGCGGCGGGCGACCCGTCCGGAGACCGGCCTCATCACTGCCTGGAGTGCGGGAAAACCTTCCGCCTGATCTCCAGCCTGAAGAAACACATCCGGATCCACACGGGCGAGAAGCCGTACCCGTGCGGCGTCTGCGGGCGCCGCTTCCGCGAGTCGGGCGCGCTCAAAACTCACCTGCGCATCCACACGGGCGAGAAGCCGTACTCGTGCTCCGAGTGCGGGAACTGCTTCCGCCACCTGGACGGTCTGCGCAAACACCGGCGCACGCACACCGGCGAGAAGCCGTACGTGTGCGCCATCTGCGGGAAGCGGCTGAGCCGCCTGCAGCACCTCAAACACCATCAGCTGATCCACACCGGCGAGCGGCCGTGCTGCTGCCCCTTCTGCAACCGCAGCTTCAAGGAGCCCGCCGCGCTGCGCAAACACATCCGCACGCACCGCGAGGAGGGAGGTCACATGGGCATCGGCGCCAGCGACGACACCGACCCGGACGCCATGGACGACATGAACAACCTCCACCCGGCGGCGCCGTCTCCTCAGATGAGGTTCGGGGAGTGGGGAGCCGACGAGGACGACGGCTCGGTCGTGGACTGCGTGTAG
- the LOC104935292 gene encoding leucine-rich repeat neuronal protein 4: MASCTDFPFPALIFCLLLVRPSQASEVDPDYNPDYTPPSSPPKTQHPFSGKRCDYSSCREGQVACNVLADSTGCLCPGFTLQNVAPEAPSLMSVSWNGSDVVALWCAPNSYVTGYTVTVRQTLTGKEDRLTLGQDKRSGVLGHIDHVSEVCVVAVNDAGQSPETASCLPYEPRDSSLPLKAGLIGGALVLLMLVLLGVLLWRRQRQRKQQSGISMQDAEEGPR, encoded by the coding sequence ATGGCGTCCTGCACAGACTTCCCTTTCCCTGCGCTGATCTTCTGCCTGCTCCTCGTCAGACCTTCACAGGCCTCTGAGGTCGACCCAGATTATAATCCCGACTAcacccccccctcttctccaCCCAAAACACAGCACCCATTTTCAGGCAAGCGGTGTGACTACAGCTCGTGTCGTGAGGGTCAGGTCGCCTGTAACGTGTTGGCGGACTCCACCGGCTGCCTGTGTCCCGGCTTCACGTTACAGAACGTGGCTCCGGAGGCTCCCAGCCTGATGTCAGTGTCCTGGAACGGCTCAGACGTCGTGGCTTTGTGGTGTGCACCTAATTCCTACGTGACAGGTTACACCgtgacagtcagacagacgcTGACCGGGAAGGAAGACAGGCTGACGCTCGGACAGGACAAGAGGAGCGGCGTGCTGGGCCACATAGACCACGTCTCAGAGGTCTGTGTGGTGGCAGTGAACGATGCTGGACAGAGTCCAGAGACGGCGTCCTGTCTGCCGTACGAGCCCCGGGACAGCAGCCTGCCCCTGAAAGCAGGACTCATCGGGGGGGCGCTCGTCCTGCTGATGCTCGTCCTGCTGGGCGTCCTCCTCTGGAGACGCCAGagacagaggaagcagcagagcgGCATCTCCATGCAGGACGCTGAAGAAGGACCTCGTTAG
- the klhl13 gene encoding kelch-like protein 13 isoform X1 codes for MPLKWKSGSPVSWKFPVPVLKTSRSSPLSPAYISLVEDDDAHMKVALGYGDMGISAHLQASKTGNTRFFTSNTHSSVVLQGFDQLRIEGLLCDVTLVAGDGDEAFPVHRAMMASSSDYFKAMFTGGMKEQDLMCIKLHGVNRIGLKKIIDFIYTAKLSLNMENLQDTLEAASFLQILPVLDFCKVFLISGVSLDNCVEVGRIANTYNLTEVDKYVNNFILKNFPSLLGTGEFVKLPFERLAFVLSSNSLKHCTELDLFKAACRWLRYEDGRMDYAPKLMKNIRFPLMNPQELINHVQTVDFMRTDNTCVNLLLEASNYQMMPYMQPVMQSERTAIRSDSAHLVTLGGVLRQQLVVSKELRLFDEKAHEWKALAPMDAPRYQHGIAVIGNFLYVVGGQSNYDTKGKTAVDTVFRYDPRYNKWMQVACLNEKRTFFHLSALKGHLYAVGGRNAAGELATVECYNPRTNEWTYVAKMNEPHYGHAGTVYGGYMYISGGITHDTFQKELMCFDPDADKWTQKAPMTTVRGLHCMCTVGDRLYVIGGNHFRGTSDYDDVLSCEYYSPALDLWTPIAAMLRGQSDVGVAVFENKIYVVGGYSWNNRCMVEIVQKYDPEKDEWHKVFDLPESLGGIRACTLTVFPPEDISGSPSRESPLSAP; via the exons ATGCCGTTAAAATGGAAAAGCGGTTCTCCTGTCAGCTGGAAATTCCCAGTGCCAGTTCTTAAGACATCCAGGTCCTCACCCCTCTCGCCTGCCTACAT ATCCCTCGTGGAGGACGACGACGCTCACATGAAAGTGGCTCTGGGCTACGGTGACATGGGCATCTCTGCTCACCTTCAGGCatcaaagacaggaaacactcGCTTCTTcacaagcaacacacacagctccgTGGTTCTTCAG GGATTCGACCAGCTGAGGATAGAAGGTTTACTATGTGACGTCACTCTGGTGGCCGGGGACGGAGATGAAGCTTTCCCCGTTCACCGAGCCATGATGGCGTCTTCCTCCGACTATTTCAAAGCCATGTTCACAG GTGGGATGAAGGAACAGGATTTAATGTGCATCAAGCTTCACGGAGTCAACCGAATAGGCCTGAAGAAAATCATTGACTTTATCTACACAGCCAAGTTGTCACTGAACATGGAGAATCTGCAAGACACACTCGAGGCCGCCAGCTTCTTACAAATCCTCCCTGTGCTCGACTTCTGCAAGGTTTTTCTTATATCTGGG gtttCTCTCGATAACTGCGTAGAGGTTGGGCGCATCGCCAACACGTATAACCTCACAGAGGTGGACAAATATGTCAACAATTTCATCCTGAAGAACTTCCCCTCGCTGCTGGGAACAGGAGAGTTTGTCAAGCTCCCGTTTGAACGTTTGGCTTTCGTACTGTCCAGCAACAGCTTGAAACACTGCACTGAGTTGGACTTGTTCAAGGCGGCGTGCCGTTGGCTACGTTACGAAGACGGCCGTATGGACTATGCCCCAAAGCTCATGAAGAACATCCGCTTTCCCCTCATGAACCCGCAGGAGCTCATCAATCATGTGCAGACAGTGGACTTTATGCGCACGGACAACACCTGCGTCAACCTTCTCCTGGAGGCTAGCAACTACCAAATGATGCCCTACATGCAGCCCGTTATGCAGTCAGAACGGACAGCCATCCGCTCGGACAGCGCCCACCTGGTGACGCTGGGCGGCGTTCTGCGCCAGCAGCTAGTCGTGAGCAAAGAGCTGCGTCTTTTTGACGAGAAGGCTCACGAGTGGAAGGCGCTTGCGCCCATGGACGCACCCCGCTACCAACACGGCATCGCGGTCATCGGCAACTTCCTCTACGTGGTGGGCGGCCAAAGCAACTACGACACCAAAGGCAAGACGGCGGTGGACACGGTGTTCCGGTACGACCCGCGATACAACAAGTGGATGCAGGTGGCATGCCTTAACGAGAAGCGAACCTTCTTCCACCTCAGCGCACTCAAGGGACACCTGTACGCTGTCGGAGGAAGGAACGCCGCCGGCGAGCTCG cGACCGTGGAGTGCTACAACCCGAGGACAAACGAGTGGACGTACGTCGCCAAAATGAACGAGCCACATTATGGACACGCTGGGACGGTGTACGGTGGTTACATGTATATTTCAG GGGGAATCACTCACGACACTTTTCAGAAGGAGCTGATGTGCTTCGACCCGGATGCGGATAAATGGACTCAGAAAGCGCCCATGACGACGGTGCGCGGCCTCCACTGCATGTGCACGGTGGGCGACCGTCTCTACGTGATCGGAGGCAATCACTTCCGCGGCACGAGCGACTACGACGACGTGCTGAGCTGCGAGTACTACTCCCCTGCCCTCGACCTGTGGACACCTATCGCCGCCATGCTGCGGGGCCAGAGCGACGTGGGCGTGGCCGTGTTTGAGAATAAGATCTATGTGGTGGGCGGGTACTCGTGGAACAATCGCTGCATGGTGGAAATAGTACAGAAGTACGACCCGGAGAAGGACGAATGGCACAAAGTGTTTGACTTGCCCGAGTCGCTGGGCGGGATCCGAGCCTGCACACTCACAGTTTTCCCCCCGGAGGATATCTCGGGCTCGCCCTCCAGAGAGTCGCCGCTCTCAGCACCTTGA
- the klhl13 gene encoding kelch-like protein 13 isoform X3, producing MEHPVHRGETMPIGLHDRSLVEDDDAHMKVALGYGDMGISAHLQASKTGNTRFFTSNTHSSVVLQGFDQLRIEGLLCDVTLVAGDGDEAFPVHRAMMASSSDYFKAMFTGGMKEQDLMCIKLHGVNRIGLKKIIDFIYTAKLSLNMENLQDTLEAASFLQILPVLDFCKVFLISGVSLDNCVEVGRIANTYNLTEVDKYVNNFILKNFPSLLGTGEFVKLPFERLAFVLSSNSLKHCTELDLFKAACRWLRYEDGRMDYAPKLMKNIRFPLMNPQELINHVQTVDFMRTDNTCVNLLLEASNYQMMPYMQPVMQSERTAIRSDSAHLVTLGGVLRQQLVVSKELRLFDEKAHEWKALAPMDAPRYQHGIAVIGNFLYVVGGQSNYDTKGKTAVDTVFRYDPRYNKWMQVACLNEKRTFFHLSALKGHLYAVGGRNAAGELATVECYNPRTNEWTYVAKMNEPHYGHAGTVYGGYMYISGGITHDTFQKELMCFDPDADKWTQKAPMTTVRGLHCMCTVGDRLYVIGGNHFRGTSDYDDVLSCEYYSPALDLWTPIAAMLRGQSDVGVAVFENKIYVVGGYSWNNRCMVEIVQKYDPEKDEWHKVFDLPESLGGIRACTLTVFPPEDISGSPSRESPLSAP from the exons ATGGAGCACCCCGTGCACAGAGGGGAGACGATGCCCATCGGACTGCATGACAG ATCCCTCGTGGAGGACGACGACGCTCACATGAAAGTGGCTCTGGGCTACGGTGACATGGGCATCTCTGCTCACCTTCAGGCatcaaagacaggaaacactcGCTTCTTcacaagcaacacacacagctccgTGGTTCTTCAG GGATTCGACCAGCTGAGGATAGAAGGTTTACTATGTGACGTCACTCTGGTGGCCGGGGACGGAGATGAAGCTTTCCCCGTTCACCGAGCCATGATGGCGTCTTCCTCCGACTATTTCAAAGCCATGTTCACAG GTGGGATGAAGGAACAGGATTTAATGTGCATCAAGCTTCACGGAGTCAACCGAATAGGCCTGAAGAAAATCATTGACTTTATCTACACAGCCAAGTTGTCACTGAACATGGAGAATCTGCAAGACACACTCGAGGCCGCCAGCTTCTTACAAATCCTCCCTGTGCTCGACTTCTGCAAGGTTTTTCTTATATCTGGG gtttCTCTCGATAACTGCGTAGAGGTTGGGCGCATCGCCAACACGTATAACCTCACAGAGGTGGACAAATATGTCAACAATTTCATCCTGAAGAACTTCCCCTCGCTGCTGGGAACAGGAGAGTTTGTCAAGCTCCCGTTTGAACGTTTGGCTTTCGTACTGTCCAGCAACAGCTTGAAACACTGCACTGAGTTGGACTTGTTCAAGGCGGCGTGCCGTTGGCTACGTTACGAAGACGGCCGTATGGACTATGCCCCAAAGCTCATGAAGAACATCCGCTTTCCCCTCATGAACCCGCAGGAGCTCATCAATCATGTGCAGACAGTGGACTTTATGCGCACGGACAACACCTGCGTCAACCTTCTCCTGGAGGCTAGCAACTACCAAATGATGCCCTACATGCAGCCCGTTATGCAGTCAGAACGGACAGCCATCCGCTCGGACAGCGCCCACCTGGTGACGCTGGGCGGCGTTCTGCGCCAGCAGCTAGTCGTGAGCAAAGAGCTGCGTCTTTTTGACGAGAAGGCTCACGAGTGGAAGGCGCTTGCGCCCATGGACGCACCCCGCTACCAACACGGCATCGCGGTCATCGGCAACTTCCTCTACGTGGTGGGCGGCCAAAGCAACTACGACACCAAAGGCAAGACGGCGGTGGACACGGTGTTCCGGTACGACCCGCGATACAACAAGTGGATGCAGGTGGCATGCCTTAACGAGAAGCGAACCTTCTTCCACCTCAGCGCACTCAAGGGACACCTGTACGCTGTCGGAGGAAGGAACGCCGCCGGCGAGCTCG cGACCGTGGAGTGCTACAACCCGAGGACAAACGAGTGGACGTACGTCGCCAAAATGAACGAGCCACATTATGGACACGCTGGGACGGTGTACGGTGGTTACATGTATATTTCAG GGGGAATCACTCACGACACTTTTCAGAAGGAGCTGATGTGCTTCGACCCGGATGCGGATAAATGGACTCAGAAAGCGCCCATGACGACGGTGCGCGGCCTCCACTGCATGTGCACGGTGGGCGACCGTCTCTACGTGATCGGAGGCAATCACTTCCGCGGCACGAGCGACTACGACGACGTGCTGAGCTGCGAGTACTACTCCCCTGCCCTCGACCTGTGGACACCTATCGCCGCCATGCTGCGGGGCCAGAGCGACGTGGGCGTGGCCGTGTTTGAGAATAAGATCTATGTGGTGGGCGGGTACTCGTGGAACAATCGCTGCATGGTGGAAATAGTACAGAAGTACGACCCGGAGAAGGACGAATGGCACAAAGTGTTTGACTTGCCCGAGTCGCTGGGCGGGATCCGAGCCTGCACACTCACAGTTTTCCCCCCGGAGGATATCTCGGGCTCGCCCTCCAGAGAGTCGCCGCTCTCAGCACCTTGA